A genomic region of Mitsuaria sp. 7 contains the following coding sequences:
- the leuC gene encoding 3-isopropylmalate dehydratase large subunit — protein MTANISNAANAVPAGSPRTLYDKLWDEHVVHTEEDGTSVLYIDRHLVHEVTSPQAFEGLDLAGRKVWRLSANLAVSDHNVPTTDRSQGIADPVSRLQVDTLDKNCDRFGITQFKMNDKRQGIVHVIGPEQGATLPGMTVVCGDSHTSTHGAFGALAHGIGTSEVEHVLATQTLLAKKAKNLLIKVEGQVMPGVGAKDIVLAIIGRIGTAGGTGYTIEFAGSAIRALSMEGRMTVCNMAIEAGARAGLIAVDETTIQYVKGRPFTPSGVEWDQAVQYWRTLHTDAGAKFDAVVELDAAQIRPQVTWGTSPEMVLSIDDRVPDPDKEKDAVKRGAIERALQYMALEPNKAINDIRIDKVFIGSCTNSRIEDMREAAAVVKRLGGRVAGNVKLAMVVPGSGLVKAQAEAEGLDQIFKAAGFEWREPGCSMCLAMNADRLEPGERCASTSNRNFEGRQGAGGRTHLVSPAMAAAAAMEGHFVDVRRIA, from the coding sequence ATGACCGCCAACATCTCCAACGCCGCAAACGCCGTTCCGGCCGGTTCGCCCCGCACCCTCTACGACAAGCTCTGGGACGAACACGTGGTGCACACCGAGGAGGACGGCACGTCCGTCCTCTACATCGACCGCCACCTCGTCCACGAGGTCACCAGCCCGCAGGCCTTCGAAGGCCTGGACCTGGCCGGCCGCAAGGTCTGGCGCCTGTCGGCCAACCTGGCCGTCAGCGACCACAACGTGCCCACGACCGATCGCAGCCAGGGCATCGCCGATCCGGTGTCGCGCCTGCAGGTCGACACGCTGGACAAGAACTGCGACCGCTTCGGCATCACGCAGTTCAAGATGAACGACAAGCGCCAGGGCATCGTCCACGTGATCGGGCCGGAGCAGGGCGCCACGCTGCCCGGCATGACGGTCGTCTGCGGCGACAGCCACACCTCCACGCACGGCGCCTTCGGCGCGCTGGCGCACGGCATCGGCACCTCCGAGGTGGAGCACGTGCTGGCCACGCAGACGCTGCTCGCAAAGAAGGCGAAGAACCTGCTGATCAAGGTCGAGGGTCAGGTCATGCCCGGCGTCGGCGCCAAGGACATCGTGCTGGCGATCATCGGCCGCATCGGTACCGCCGGCGGTACCGGCTACACGATCGAGTTCGCCGGTAGCGCCATCCGCGCGCTGTCGATGGAAGGCCGCATGACCGTCTGCAACATGGCGATCGAGGCGGGGGCGCGCGCCGGCCTGATCGCCGTCGACGAGACGACGATCCAGTACGTGAAGGGCCGTCCGTTCACGCCGTCCGGCGTCGAATGGGACCAGGCCGTCCAGTACTGGCGCACGCTGCACACGGACGCCGGCGCGAAGTTCGACGCGGTCGTGGAGCTCGACGCCGCGCAGATCCGTCCGCAGGTCACCTGGGGCACTTCGCCCGAGATGGTCCTGTCCATCGACGACCGCGTGCCCGATCCCGACAAGGAGAAGGACGCCGTCAAGCGCGGCGCCATCGAGCGCGCGCTGCAGTACATGGCGCTGGAGCCCAACAAGGCGATCAACGACATCCGCATCGACAAGGTCTTCATCGGCAGCTGCACCAACAGCCGCATCGAGGACATGCGCGAGGCCGCGGCCGTCGTGAAGCGGCTGGGCGGACGCGTCGCCGGCAACGTCAAGCTGGCGATGGTCGTGCCGGGCTCGGGCCTGGTGAAAGCGCAGGCCGAGGCCGAAGGACTCGACCAGATCTTCAAGGCCGCGGGCTTCGAATGGCGCGAGCCGGGCTGCTCGATGTGCCTGGCGATGAACGCCGACCGGCTGGAGCCGGGCGAGCGCTGCGCCTCCACCAGCAACCGCAATTTCGAAGGCCGGCAGGGCGCCGGCGGCCGCACCCACCTGGTGAGCCCCGCGATGGCCGCCGCCGCCGCGATGGAAGGCCACTTCGTCGACGTTCGCAGAATCGCCTGA
- the leuD gene encoding 3-isopropylmalate dehydratase small subunit — protein MDKFTVHKGLVAPMDRENVDTDAIIPKQFLKSIKRSGFGPNLFDEWRYLDHGEPGQDPASRKPNPDFVLNQPRYQGASVLIARGNFGCGSSREHAPWALQQYGFRALIAPSFADIFFNNTFKNGVLPIVLPESQVARLFDEVFAFPGYQLTVDLERQVVVKADGEELPFDVQPFRKYCLLNGFDDIALTLRHADKIKAFEAERIATKPWLNNRITR, from the coding sequence ATGGACAAGTTCACCGTGCACAAGGGCCTCGTGGCCCCGATGGATCGCGAGAACGTCGACACCGACGCGATCATCCCCAAGCAATTCCTGAAGTCGATCAAGCGCAGCGGCTTCGGCCCGAATCTCTTCGACGAGTGGCGCTACCTCGATCACGGCGAGCCGGGCCAGGACCCGGCCAGCCGCAAGCCCAATCCGGACTTCGTGCTGAACCAGCCGCGTTATCAAGGCGCGTCGGTGCTGATCGCACGCGGCAACTTCGGCTGCGGCTCCAGCCGCGAGCACGCGCCCTGGGCACTGCAGCAGTACGGCTTCCGCGCGCTGATCGCGCCGAGCTTCGCCGACATCTTCTTCAACAACACCTTCAAGAACGGCGTGCTGCCGATCGTGTTGCCGGAGAGCCAGGTCGCGCGCCTGTTCGACGAGGTGTTCGCCTTCCCCGGCTACCAGCTGACGGTGGACCTGGAGCGCCAGGTCGTCGTCAAGGCTGACGGCGAGGAGCTGCCCTTCGACGTCCAGCCGTTCCGCAAGTACTGCCTGCTGAATGGCTTCGACGACATCGCGCTGACGCTGCGTCACGCCGACAAGATCAAGGCCTTCGAGGCCGAACGCATCGCCACCAAGCCGTGGCTCAACAACCGAATTACTCGCTGA
- the leuB gene encoding 3-isopropylmalate dehydrogenase codes for MKIAVLPGDGIGTEIVAEAVKVLNVLDLPFELETAPVGGAAYEASGHPLPEATLKLAQDADAVLFGAVGDWKYDKLERALRPEQAILGLRKALGLFANFRPAICYEQLTHASSLKPELVAGLDILIIRELTGDIYFGQPRGRRTAVDGHFPGSEEAFDTMRYSRPEIERIAHVAFQAARKRSKRVTSVDKANVLETFQFWKDVVTEVHKDYPDVALDHMYVDNAAMQLVKAPKKFDVVVTGNMFGDILSDEAAMLTGSIGMLPSASLDKNNKGLYEPSHGSAPDIAGKGIANPLATILSAAMMLKFSLNQPEAAARIESAVQAVLAQGLRTADIWSEGTQKVSTREMGDAVVAAIASGKGVATTASTIATTTKTIKS; via the coding sequence ATGAAGATCGCAGTCCTGCCCGGTGACGGCATCGGCACCGAAATCGTCGCGGAGGCCGTCAAGGTCCTGAACGTGCTCGACCTCCCGTTCGAGCTCGAGACCGCGCCTGTCGGCGGCGCCGCCTACGAGGCCTCCGGCCACCCGCTGCCCGAGGCGACGCTCAAGCTCGCGCAGGACGCGGACGCGGTGCTCTTCGGCGCCGTCGGCGACTGGAAGTACGACAAGCTCGAGCGCGCGCTGCGTCCCGAGCAGGCCATCCTCGGGCTGCGCAAGGCGCTGGGGCTGTTCGCCAACTTCCGCCCGGCGATCTGCTACGAGCAGCTCACGCATGCGTCCAGCCTCAAGCCCGAGCTGGTCGCCGGCCTGGACATCCTGATCATCCGCGAGCTCACCGGCGACATCTACTTCGGCCAGCCGCGCGGCCGCCGCACCGCCGTCGACGGCCACTTCCCCGGCAGCGAGGAAGCCTTCGACACGATGCGCTACTCGCGCCCCGAGATCGAGCGCATCGCCCACGTCGCCTTCCAGGCCGCGCGCAAGCGCAGCAAGCGGGTCACGTCGGTCGACAAGGCCAACGTGCTGGAGACCTTCCAGTTCTGGAAGGACGTGGTCACCGAGGTCCACAAGGACTACCCGGACGTGGCGCTCGACCACATGTACGTCGACAACGCCGCGATGCAGCTGGTCAAGGCGCCCAAGAAGTTCGACGTCGTCGTCACCGGCAACATGTTCGGCGACATCCTGTCGGACGAGGCCGCCATGCTGACCGGTTCCATCGGCATGCTGCCCAGCGCCTCGTTGGACAAGAACAACAAGGGGCTCTACGAACCCAGCCACGGCAGCGCGCCGGACATCGCCGGCAAGGGAATCGCCAATCCGCTGGCTACAATCCTTTCTGCTGCCATGATGCTCAAGTTCTCCCTCAACCAGCCCGAAGCCGCCGCTCGCATCGAGTCGGCGGTTCAAGCCGTGCTGGCCCAGGGTCTGCGTACCGCGGACATCTGGAGCGAGGGCACCCAGAAGGTGAGCACCCGCGAGATGGGTGATGCCGTCGTCGCCGCCATTGCTTCGGGCAAAGGCGTCGCCACGACCGCTTCGACCATTGCGACCACGACCAAAACCATCAAGAGCTAG
- the asd gene encoding aspartate-semialdehyde dehydrogenase has product MTTLVGLVGWRGMVGSVLMDRMAQERDFDLIEPLFFSTSNAGGTAPAFAKNETALQNAFDIDQLKRCEIIITCQGGDYTSEVYPKLRAAGWNGHWIDAASTLRMADNAVIVLDPVNMPVIKNALSKGGRDWIGGNCTVSCMLMGVGALYKAGLVEWMSTQTYQAASGGGAQHMRELLTQYGTLNAEVKSLLDDPKSAILEIDRKVIAKQRGLSADEIANFGVPLGGSLIPWIDKDLGNGTSKEEWKGMAETNKILGQGEGFGTAAIPVDGFCVRVGAMRCHSQALTLKLRKDVPLDEIEAMIAADNEWVKVVPNTREATIKDLTPVAVTGTMTIPVGRIRKLAMGPEYVGAFTVGDQLLWGAAEPLRRMLRILLDR; this is encoded by the coding sequence ATGACGACATTGGTTGGTTTGGTGGGATGGCGCGGCATGGTCGGCTCGGTGCTGATGGACCGCATGGCGCAGGAGCGCGATTTCGACCTGATCGAGCCGCTGTTCTTCAGCACTTCGAACGCCGGTGGCACCGCCCCGGCCTTCGCGAAGAACGAGACGGCGCTGCAGAACGCTTTCGACATCGACCAGCTCAAGCGCTGCGAGATCATCATCACCTGCCAGGGCGGCGACTACACCAGCGAGGTCTATCCCAAGCTGCGCGCCGCGGGCTGGAACGGTCACTGGATCGACGCCGCGTCCACGCTGCGCATGGCCGACAACGCCGTGATCGTGCTGGACCCGGTCAACATGCCGGTCATCAAGAACGCGCTGTCCAAGGGCGGCCGCGACTGGATCGGCGGCAACTGCACCGTCAGCTGCATGTTGATGGGCGTGGGGGCGCTGTACAAGGCCGGCCTGGTCGAGTGGATGTCCACGCAGACCTACCAGGCCGCGTCCGGCGGCGGCGCGCAGCATATGCGCGAGCTGCTGACCCAGTACGGCACGCTGAACGCGGAAGTGAAGTCGCTGCTGGACGACCCCAAGAGCGCCATCCTCGAGATCGACCGCAAGGTCATCGCCAAGCAGCGCGGGCTGTCCGCCGACGAGATCGCCAACTTCGGCGTGCCGCTGGGCGGCTCGCTGATCCCGTGGATCGACAAGGACCTGGGCAACGGCACTTCCAAGGAAGAGTGGAAGGGCATGGCCGAGACCAACAAGATCCTCGGCCAGGGCGAAGGCTTCGGCACCGCCGCCATCCCGGTCGACGGCTTCTGCGTGCGCGTGGGCGCGATGCGCTGCCACTCGCAAGCCCTGACCCTCAAGCTGCGCAAGGACGTGCCGCTGGACGAGATCGAGGCCATGATCGCCGCGGACAACGAGTGGGTGAAGGTCGTGCCCAACACGCGCGAGGCCACGATCAAGGACCTGACCCCCGTCGCCGTCACCGGCACGATGACGATCCCGGTCGGTCGCATCCGCAAGCTGGCCATGGGGCCGGAATACGTCGGCGCGTTCACCGTCGGTGACCAGTTGCTGTGGGGCGCGGCGGAGCCGCTGCGTCGGATGCTGCGCATCCTGCTGGATCGTTGA